The DNA region TCAATCCCGTCTGCGACGATGTCGTTCGCGCGCTCACGGCCGAAATGGACGCGATGAAATGAGCGACGCGTCCGCGCACGATCGATGGACCGGCCGCCTCGCGGAGTTGCCGGTCGCCGTGAGGCTGATGCTGACGGCCTTCCTCGCGATGGTCGGCTTCGGTTACCTCGCGGCCGTGGCGAATATCTACTACCGGCATCAAGCGGCGGACGGTCGCGCGGGTTTGTCGCTGGGCGACATCCGGGCAGTGTACAGCGGATTGTCGACGGCCGACGGAGCCCCGACGCCGGCTGTCTCCCGAATGCTCACGATGCTCCGCGGCGAGATGCGTCAGTACGTCTCGTCGGAATCCGATTTCTCGATCCTCGAGACGTGGCTGACCGAGGGGGCGTCGGAAAAGGGCCTGGACGAAGGTGAAGGCCGCAAGACGCCGCGTCGCGTCATCCTTCGCGACTGCCTCCGCTGCCATGCCAAAAGCACCGGAACGGACATCTCTCGAATCGCACCCTTCGGTCCCGACGAATTCACCGTCGATTACGCCATGATCGCGCCCCTGGCCGCCATGGAAAAGAGCGCCGACGGCAAAGCGGCTTCTTCACCGCCGCAGTACACGATGCCCCGACTGGTGCTCGTCAGCCACATGCACATGCTCGCCATCCCGATGTTCACGCTCGTCGTCGGGCTGCTCTTCATGATGACGCGACTGCCCTGGGGACTGCGCAGCGGACTCGCGCCGCTGCCGATGCTCGCGCTGGTTTTCGACTTCGCCGGCTGGGGTCTCGCCCGATGGTCCGGCGGATTCATCTATTTCATCGCCGCCGGTGGGGCCGTCTTTGGCGTCACCTTCGGCATCCAAATCCTTGTCACGGCATGGGATATGTGGCGCCGCCCCGCTCCGCCGGGGCACGGCGATTTTACGTAGGACCGTAAAAAACTCACGGCAATTTTACGCCCCACCGTAAAACACCCGTATACTCCCTTGTGATGCTCCGTTACTTGAATGCCCAGGTAAAGGCCGATTTGGCCCGCAAGATGGTCTTCGTCGGCGGTCCGCGCCAGGTCGGCAAGACCACGCTGGCCAAGCAGGTCCTCGGCAAGGCCCGCGGGTATTTGAACTGGGACGACGACGAGGATCGCGCCAAGATCTTGAATCGCTCGCTGCCGACCACGCGGCTCTGGGCCTTCGATGAATTGCACAAATATCGCTCGTGGCGCAATTATCTCAAGGGCCTGTACGACAAGAATAAGGGCCGCCATCAAATCCTCGTCACGGGCAGCGCCCGCCTCGACTTTTATCGCTTCGGAGGCGACTCGCTCCAAGGACGTTACCACTACCTCCGGCTCCATCCCCTGTCGGTCGCGGAGTTGGATATTCAAAAACTTGACGATTTCAAATCCTTGCTTGCCCTCGGCGGCTTTCCGGAGCCGTTCTTGACAGGATCGCAGACCCACGCCCGGCGATGGTCGCGCGAGTATCGCTCACGCCTCATTCGCGAGGACCTCACCAGCCTGGAACGCGTGCAGGACCTCGGCAATCTCGAACTGCTCAGCCTGCGCCTTCCCGAACTCGTCGGCAGCCCTCTCTCCATTAATGCCCTGCGAGAGGACCTGCGCCTCAATCATGCGACGGTCGCCCGCTGGATCGACATCCTCGAACGTCTCTACGCCGTCTTTCGACTCTCGCCCTTCGGCGCGCCGAAGATTCGCGCCGTGAAAAAGGAACAAAAGCACTATCATCTGGACTGGTCGATTGTTCCGAACGAGGCGGCCCGCTTCGAAAACCTCGTCGCTGCGCACCTCCTCAAATGGGTGCACTTCGAGCAGGACCGCGCCGGTCGAGACGTGGAACTGCGGTTCTTTCGCGACTCCGACGGCCGCGAGGTCGATTTTGTCATCACCGAGGAACACCGCCCGGTACAATTCGTCGAGTGCAAATGGAACGACGCGGAGGTGAGTAAGGGGTTACGCTATTTGAGGAACCGATTCCCAACCGCCCAGGCGTGGCAGATTTCAGCGATCGGTTCGAAAGACGATGTGAATAGTGAGGGCGTTCGCCGATGCCCGGCAATCGCCTTTCTCCGGAATCTGATATGAACGTGACCAAGCCGACAAGGTGGTTTGTCCGGATTGCGCTCGTATTCGTAGTCCTTTCGGCGGACAACTCACGCGCTGAACCCGCCGATCGTAATACGCTCCTCCTGACCAACGCCCGCGTGCTCGACCTCATGGGTGATCGTTGGTTGGAGGGCCGGGCTGTGCTCATTGAGAACGGCCGAATCGTCTCAGTCGCCCCTGTCGCACAGACCAAGGCCCCCGCCGGCGCGAAAACGATCGACCTTTCCGGTCTCTACCTCCTGCCCGGTCTCATGGACCTGCACACACATCTCTTGCTGCACCCCTACAACGAAGCCCCGTGGAATGATCAGGTCCTCAAGGAGTCGCTGGAGCTGCGGACGATCCGCGCCGTCGCCGCCGGCCGCGCCACGCTGGAGGCGGGCTTCACGACCATCCGCGACCTCGGGACCGAAGGCGCGGCCAACGCCGATGTCGCCCTCCGTGACGCCTTCGCCGCCGGTCTTACGCCCGGGCCGCGCGTCTTGACCACGACGCGTGCGATCGTGGCCACGGGCTGTTACGGGCCGCAGGGCTTCGATCCGCGTTGGGACGTCCCCTACGGCGCCGACCAGGCAACCGGCGTGGATGAATGTCGCCGCGTGGTCCGCAAGCAGATCGCCGCCGGCGCGGACTGGATCAAGTTCTACGCCGATTACCATCGCCGCGCCGGCGCTCCGGTCACGCCGACCTTCACCGTGGAAGAAATGAAAGAGATCGTCGATGAGGCCAAAAGCGCCGGCCTGAGGGTCGCCGCTCACGCGACCACGAGTGAAGGCATCCGCCGCGCGGTACACGCTGGCGTGGCAACGATCGAGCATGGCTACGAAGCGTCAGACGAAGTGCTCAAGCTGATGATCGAGCGCGGCGTGTCGCTCTGCCCGACACTGGCCGCGGCCGAAGCGTATGCTCGCTACCAGGGTTGGAAGCCCGGCACTCCACCGCCGGAGGACTTACGCCGATCGCAGGAGACCTTCGCCCGCGCCGTCAAACTCGGTGTGCGAATCGCCTGCGGCAGCGATGCCGGAGTCTTCGCCCACGGCGAAAACGCCCGCGAATTGGAATTGATGGTCGCCGGCGGAATGACCCCCGCCGCCGCCCTCCGCGCCGCAACCACCACGGCCGCCAGCGTCATCGATCGCGAAAAAGACGTGGGCCGCATCGACGCGGGCTACCTCGCGGATCTGATCGTGGTACGCGGCGATCCTCTCAAAGATGTCGGCGCGCTCCGCAAGCCGTTGATGGTCCTGAAGGATGGGAAGGTCGCTATCGACCGCCGCTGATTCGGGTGGATTACTTGTTCACATACATCTGCGGAAACGTAGCGTAGAACGCCGCGCAATCCACCAGGTGCTTGATTGGCACCGAATCGTTCACCGTGTGCGCGACCGACTCCGGTGCCGGGCCGAACCCCACGCACGGAATCCCGAACATCCCGTTGATCGACACGGCATTCGTGCTGAACGTCCAGCGCCCGACCTTCGGCGTTTTGCCCCAAAGCTCCTTGTACGCTGAAACCGCGGCCCGAACCGGCTTGGATTCTTCGGGAACCACCCAGGTGGGGAAATATTTTTTCGTCGGATAGACCAGGCCCGTATGGCTCGCCCGCGCGTACATCGGCACCTCCACCCGCGCCTTCACACCCGCGCGGCGCACCGCCTGCTCCACTTGGCGCACGGCCCCGTCGGCCGTTTCCCCTGTCGTCAGCCGCCGATCGATATGAATGTATGCATAGTCCGGCACGGCGTTGAGACTCGGCGTCTTGCACTCCCAGTAGGAGACCGTGATCGTGCCGGGCCCGAGAAACTTGTCCTTCGCCAGCTTGCCGTTGAGCGACTCGATCTCCCGGACGACGCGGGACATCTTGTAAATCGCGTTGTCCCCCAGGTGCGGCATCGAGCCGTGGCAGGATTTCCCGTCGACGTGGACGCCAATCTCCATGCGCCCCCGCTGGCCGCGCAGGATCTTGCAATCCGTCGAATCCGTCACCACCACCACGTCCGGCCGCAGTTTCTCCTCCTTCACGATGTACTGCCAGCACAACCCGTCGCAATCCTCCTCCATCACCGTCACGACGACGTAGAGCGTGAACTTGTCGAGCGGCAGCTTCAAATCGCGCATGATCCGGGCCGAATAGACCATCGCCGGGATGGCCCCTTCCTGATCGCCCGCCCCGCGCCCCCAGACTTTGCCGCCCGCCACCTTCCCCTTGTACGGATCGTGCTTCCATTGTTTGCGATCGCCAATGCCGACCGTGTCGCAGTGCGCGTCGATGGCAATGATCGTCTTGCCACGGCCGAGCTTGCCATACAGGTTTCCCATCGGGTCCGTATAGACCTTGTCGAAGGCTTTCGTCGCCAGCATCTCCTTTTTGATGCGGCCAATGACCTTGCCTTCCTGCGTGCTCTCGCTGGGGATTGCGACCATGTCGCGGAGAAACCGTACCATCGCGGGCTCGTAGTGCTTGGCCCGCGCCTTGATCGCCTTGAAATTCATCTTGCTGATAACTCCCGAAATGGCCCGCTCGGTTAAAGCGGGCCGACGCCTGCGTTCCCCCGGCCGTTTCCAATGGGCCCATGGGTACGCGTAGTGTAAAGTGAAACTGGTAAGAGGGGGAAGTCGCGCTAGCGCGCGGCGGTCTTGGCCTCGGTCAGACGCTGAAAGGACTTGTCTTTTTTGTCGCGGGAGAGCAGCCGCTCGCCGAGGCTGTTGTCGCGGGGATCGACATAAATCATGGATACGTCCTTCTGGCCGTCCACCACGCGATCAAAATCAATGTCCACACACTCCAGGCCGGTCGAAAAATTGAGCTTGCTGCCGGTGGTCTCTTTGCGACCGATGGCGTCGCCCACCTGGACCCGATAGTCCTTGCGCCGGGTTTCGCGGCGAGTGACTTTGAACACTGAGACCGTCACTTCCTTCTTCGCCCGATCGGCCTTGGTGAGATAGAAGTAGGTATCGCTCGTCACTTCGACGGGTCCCGACGCCGGCGACCAGCCGCTGAAGATCGTGAGCCGCCGGGCGTCGTCGGGATTGGCGAGTTCGCCCGGATTGCCGGCGTACACGTTGTACACTTCATAGCGGATTCGATAGACATACTTGTGACCGGGCTCCACGTTGAGATCGTGCGCGACAATCGGCATCAGCCGATCGGGCGAACGAACCTGATCCTGCAGATCGGGCCGCCGGCCCTTCGGCATCTTGGCCTTGATTTCAGCAAGCAGCTTTCGGGCATCCTCGGTGTCCTTCGCTCTGGCGCCGACGGTTCCCGCCGCGGCACGGGCGAGGAGGTACGCGGCATCGAGATCCGGCGTCTTGAATTTCCGCCGACCGGCCAGCGCTTCCTTGGCGAGGTCCATCCATTTCTTCACCCGCCGCGACGCTTCTTGTTCCGCCTCGTCGGGCGTTTGCGCCGTCGAGCGGGGCGATTCGTCAAGGAACGGGACGGCGGGCAGCGTCGCCGCATCGCTGGGCAGCCGCGGCCGGGCAATGTACTCCGCCGCCGTGTTGATGAGGCTGCGAAACGTGACCATTCCTTCCATGTTGGGCGCGCCATTGACCATCATCGGCGGGCGCGTCGGCGGTTTGTACGACACATACGTCTCGACGTCTTCCCATCCCCGTCGAGGATCGGTCTGATCCTTGCGCTGCAGATGGACCTGCACCACTTCGAGAAAGGACCCCTCCGGGTACGACTCGGCTCGGAAATTGGCGTCCTGACTGGTCAGGTCGACCTGCGCGGCGACGGACACCCAATTCTTCTCCACCGGCTTTCCCGTGCCCTGGACTCTTCCGTCGAATCCCTGCAACTCGGGTTTCTCGGCGGGAAAGTTGAACGACGATCGACCGCTGGAGACGATCGGTACGTCCGGTGCGATGCATTGCGCCAGTTGCCGCCTCGTCGATCCGCCGGACGCGACAATGGGCACGTACGGCATCGGATAAGGCTGGGTGCGCGCGAGTTGGGTGGAGACGTCCGCGATCTTGATAAGCCCCTTGGCTTCCCCGCCGAACCACTCGGCGAGTCGGACGACAGGGTCGTCGCCGCCTCCCGGTTGCGGAGTGGTCGATTCCTTCGGTTTGGGCTGCGCGCTGGCAATCGCCTGCCGGGTCAGATCGGCGGCCTCTTCGACGGACTGGCAAAGCTCACCGGTGCTCTTGTCATTCATCGCGAATCGCCCGCCGCCCAGGCCGTACACGACCGCCCCGATCATCACCAGCGCGCAGACGCCGACGACGATCTTCTCGGCATGCAGGTCGATGAAACTCGCGCTCTTCTTCGCCACGGTTAAAAACTCCCGGCGGGCTTACGCCCCGCGCTCCATGTCGTCGCGGGCCCCCGGCCGCTTGAGAATTTCCTTCAGCGGCTTCGGGATCCACGGCTCGAATATCTTCCGCACGTAATACCCTTCCAGATCGATCTTCACCTGCACGACCGGCTGATCGCCGTAGATAAAGTCTTCTTGCAGGGGATTCGATTTCATGGCCCGATAGCTGATCGCCACGGGTGTGTAAAATCCGACGCTGCACAGGGCGTCGAGGACCCGCATCAGCGACGCCTCCTCGACCACCAGTTCCACCGCCATCGGCACCACGAACATCTTGTCGTCGTTCTGAATGCCCGTGAAGCTCGTGGCCAGGCCCTCGCTGGTCAAGTTGGACCCGCCGCCCTTGCCCAGTCGATTGTCGATCGTCAGGCGGATGAGCCGCTTCACCGGCATTTGGGCAACCCAAGGCGGATCAGTCTGTCCCTGTTTGGATAACTCCGCCGCGCGTTCGTCGTTGCACCGCGCCAGGGCCGCGGCGATGTCCTGCTGAATCCAGAGCGACATCTGCGCCTGCCAGATCGCGATTTCGTTTGGCGCATCTTCGCTCTGGGTCAAGGGGTGTTTGCCGAACGCCCCGGTGTCAATGTACATGTAATGCCCACGCGCAATCTCCTCCGTGACCCGCGCCCGCGGGTACTCGCGAAGAAGCTCCGCCAGCGGCCGTTCTTTGGATGGCGCGGCGGCGTCGTCCGTTGCCGTGACCTCGCGCGGCCCCCACGGATTGCCCCCGCCATCCTGGCTCGAATTCTGCTTCAGCGCCGCCATGCGCGCCGCAAAGGAGGCGATCTCCTCGTTGGTCGGCTTCGATCGGCCTCTTAATCGCTCGGGAAGTTCGGCCATCGCCGCTTCGTAGGCGGTCCGAAAGTCGATGGCGTCCGCCTGGCTGGCCGGCTGCGTCGTCAAGACCTTGTCCGTCAACGGCTTTCGCTCGACGCGCTCGATCTTGTCGTCCGCTCCGACATTTTCAAGAAACGCGTTGTAGCGCTGTCGCGAGAGCGCCCCGTTCAACGCGTTCTCGAACTCCTCGTTGGCGGCTTGTACTTCTTTCTGGCGCTGTTCGATCGTTCGCAGGTTGGCGGGATTTCGACGACCCTGCTCAACCGAGCTGCGCAGCCGATCGATGGCCTGGAGCTCCTCTTCAATTGAGGAGCCCGCCATATAGGCCCAGCCGCCCGCGCCGAGCGACGCCAGGCAGACGAGGCCGAATGCAATGGGGCGCCACTGCGCCTTGAGAAAATCCATGTCCTGCGCTCCCGCGCGAATCCTCGAATCGCGCTACGACTGCTTTGCCGCCGGCTTCTTTTCGTCGGGCTTTTTGGGCTTGAACTCCTCCGGAATCAGGTTGGCCGGCGTATCACCTTTGCGAATGATGACTTCAATGACAAATCGCTGATCTTCGGTCATCTTCTCGCCCGTGACAGGATCAGCGTCCTTGGCCTTGTCTCGAACTTTGCTCGTCTCTTCCGCGACCGATCCCCCGCCCGCGGATTCCACAGGCTCAGTCGGGCCGCCTCCGCCGAAATTCGGAAGGCCCGGTCCCCCGCCCCGCCCACCGCGGCCGCCGGTACCGCCGCCGTCCGTACCCCGGCCTCGCCCACGACCTCCACGTCCTCCGCCGCTTCCGGGAGTATTTCCGCCTCCTCCTGCCAGAGGCTTTTCCGGCTCGACAACGGTCGCCGATTCGGCGGGCCGCTTCATCACTTTGGCCAGCGACACTTTCTCGACGTAGAAGCCCTTGCCCGGCGCCTTGCCCAGCGTATCCAGCGTCTTGATGAGCGTCTCGTCCAGCCATTTGGCCGGCTTCGGATCGCTGGTCCCGCCGGTAATCTGCACCGCCCAACCCGCCTTGCGCGGCCCGGTCGGTTTCTGTCCGGCCTGCAGGAAGAAAATCGAAGGATCCTGCGGGTGATACAGCATGTCGAGCTTTTCAATCCACAGGTAGCGGCGTTCGGGCCGTGCGACCTGTTCAGCGACCTTGCGATATTCTCCCGCCGTCGCCGCGGTCTTCAGATCCGCGGGGGCCGCCGCCGCCGCGGCGCGATGGATCACATCCATGATGCGCGGCACGAAAACGTTGTTCTCGGGAAGCTTGGCGAGGGCCTTGAGAAAGCTCTGATCGCCTTTGAGACCGGCGTTCACCTTGTTTAATTCCGATTGAAACCACTCGGCCGCGCCGGCGACCTTGGCCCCTTTTTCGAGCGGCGCCTCGCCGGCGCTCCCGTTCACGATCCTTTCCGCCTCGTCCTTGCTGGAAACCCGTTGGACGCTGATGCTGGAGAGGTTGCCCTTCGCGCTGTTAATCTGACCCTCGGCGAGGACGTTGCCGACCCACAGCGAAGCCCCCGCCACCGCCAGGCAGGCCGCCGCGCCGGTAAACCATGGCCGCTTCTTGCGCCACAGCAGCGTCTTGCGGACCTCCAGCGGAATCAGGTTGGATTGCACGCCGGCCAGTCCGAGCCCCTGTATCGCCAGACCGT from Phycisphaerae bacterium includes:
- a CDS encoding YgeY family selenium metabolism-linked hydrolase, producing the protein MNFKAIKARAKHYEPAMVRFLRDMVAIPSESTQEGKVIGRIKKEMLATKAFDKVYTDPMGNLYGKLGRGKTIIAIDAHCDTVGIGDRKQWKHDPYKGKVAGGKVWGRGAGDQEGAIPAMVYSARIMRDLKLPLDKFTLYVVVTVMEEDCDGLCWQYIVKEEKLRPDVVVVTDSTDCKILRGQRGRMEIGVHVDGKSCHGSMPHLGDNAIYKMSRVVREIESLNGKLAKDKFLGPGTITVSYWECKTPSLNAVPDYAYIHIDRRLTTGETADGAVRQVEQAVRRAGVKARVEVPMYARASHTGLVYPTKKYFPTWVVPEESKPVRAAVSAYKELWGKTPKVGRWTFSTNAVSINGMFGIPCVGFGPAPESVAHTVNDSVPIKHLVDCAAFYATFPQMYVNK
- the pilM gene encoding type IV pilus assembly protein PilM; translated protein: MASKQPVWGIDVGQCLLKAIKLQHAGDGVEMLAFDVVEHESILSEGETDAAGMIAKALQTFASRNNLKDSRIVVSVPGQQTLTRFTKMPPVEAKKIPDMVQYEASQQIPFDLDEVVWDYQVFAEKDSPDVEVGIFAIRKELIRNYLIHFTDQGIEPFIVQTSPMASYNAARFEQGTEPQKACVLLDMGALATDLIVMEGNRIWSRPIPIGGNRFTEALVSAFKISFKKAEKLKRNAATSKYARQVFQAMRPVFADLVSEVQRSVGYYTSTHREAQITRVIGMGNAFKLPGLQKFLNQNLQIEVERLSGFKKMAAANLEQSSPFVDNIASFAVAYGLAIQGLGLAGVQSNLIPLEVRKTLLWRKKRPWFTGAAACLAVAGASLWVGNVLAEGQINSAKGNLSSISVQRVSSKDEAERIVNGSAGEAPLEKGAKVAGAAEWFQSELNKVNAGLKGDQSFLKALAKLPENNVFVPRIMDVIHRAAAAAAPADLKTAATAGEYRKVAEQVARPERRYLWIEKLDMLYHPQDPSIFFLQAGQKPTGPRKAGWAVQITGGTSDPKPAKWLDETLIKTLDTLGKAPGKGFYVEKVSLAKVMKRPAESATVVEPEKPLAGGGGNTPGSGGGRGGRGRGRGTDGGGTGGRGGRGGGPGLPNFGGGGPTEPVESAGGGSVAEETSKVRDKAKDADPVTGEKMTEDQRFVIEVIIRKGDTPANLIPEEFKPKKPDEKKPAAKQS
- a CDS encoding ATP-binding protein produces the protein MLRYLNAQVKADLARKMVFVGGPRQVGKTTLAKQVLGKARGYLNWDDDEDRAKILNRSLPTTRLWAFDELHKYRSWRNYLKGLYDKNKGRHQILVTGSARLDFYRFGGDSLQGRYHYLRLHPLSVAELDIQKLDDFKSLLALGGFPEPFLTGSQTHARRWSREYRSRLIREDLTSLERVQDLGNLELLSLRLPELVGSPLSINALREDLRLNHATVARWIDILERLYAVFRLSPFGAPKIRAVKKEQKHYHLDWSIVPNEAARFENLVAAHLLKWVHFEQDRAGRDVELRFFRDSDGREVDFVITEEHRPVQFVECKWNDAEVSKGLRYLRNRFPTAQAWQISAIGSKDDVNSEGVRRCPAIAFLRNLI
- a CDS encoding amidohydrolase family protein → MNVTKPTRWFVRIALVFVVLSADNSRAEPADRNTLLLTNARVLDLMGDRWLEGRAVLIENGRIVSVAPVAQTKAPAGAKTIDLSGLYLLPGLMDLHTHLLLHPYNEAPWNDQVLKESLELRTIRAVAAGRATLEAGFTTIRDLGTEGAANADVALRDAFAAGLTPGPRVLTTTRAIVATGCYGPQGFDPRWDVPYGADQATGVDECRRVVRKQIAAGADWIKFYADYHRRAGAPVTPTFTVEEMKEIVDEAKSAGLRVAAHATTSEGIRRAVHAGVATIEHGYEASDEVLKLMIERGVSLCPTLAAAEAYARYQGWKPGTPPPEDLRRSQETFARAVKLGVRIACGSDAGVFAHGENARELELMVAGGMTPAAALRAATTTAASVIDREKDVGRIDAGYLADLIVVRGDPLKDVGALRKPLMVLKDGKVAIDRR